AAGCGGGAGGCCGAGAAGCGGGCCCGCAGCGCCACCCCGGCCCCGGCGGCGAGCGCGGGCGCCCAGTCGGCGATCACGGCGTTGCCGTGGAACATCGGCATGCAGATGTAGTGGACGTCGTCCCGGCCGACCCCGAAGTGGGAGACGAGCGAGGCGCCGGCGGCCGCGAGCCGCCCCTGGCTGCACAGGGCCGCCTTCGGCGCGCCCGTCGAACCGGAGGTGAAGGAGAGCAGGAAGCGGCTGTCAGGGCGTACGGGGCCGAGGGTGGCGTCCCCCGGCCGGGCGCCCTCGTACGGGGCGAGGAGTTCCCCGTACGCCTCGGTGTCCGTGACCAGGATCCGTACCCCCGGCAGCGCGAGGCCGTCCAGGAGCGGCAGGTGGGCGCGCTGGGTGACGAGGACCCGGCAGGCGGTGTGCCGGATGTCGCGGGCGAGTTCGGCGCCGCGCCGGGTGGGGTTGATCCCGGCGACGGCGGCCCCCGCGAGGGCCGCCGCGCTGAGCCAGAGCGGGTACTCCGGCGTGTTGTCGAGCAGGACGCCGAGGTGCGGCTCGCCCCCCGGCACGGGTGGCATCAGGTCCACGAGCAGCGCGGCCCGCGCGGCGGCGCCCGCGGCGACCTGGTGGTGGGTGAGGGTGTGGTGCTCGTCCCTCAGGCCGGTCCGGTGGTCGCCCCATTGGCGCCGTACGAGCTCCGCGACGGTGTCCGCGCTCCTCATGGGCCGGACTGTAGCTGACGGTCAATCAGAACTGAACCGCCAGAACGAGACGTCGGAACGAGACGTCGGAACGAGACGTCAGAACTTGACGTCCGAGCAGGCGTAGAAGGCGTTCCCGGTGTCCGCGATCGTCCACACCGCCAGGATCAGGTGCCGGCCCGTCTTGCCCGCCGGGATCGTCCCGGAGTGCGTGAGCGTCGACGGCGGCTGCTGGTTGTTGTAGGGGATGGTCAGGAACGGCTGGGGGTCGAGGTCCGCCCGGGTCAGCGCCTTGGTCCCGGTCCAGCCGTTCTTGGTGATGTAGTAGCGGAAGTCCGTGGTGGCGTGGCGGGCGGTGAACTGCCACCGGAAGCCGTAGCTCTGGCCGGCCACGAGCGTCGTCGTCGGCCAGGCACCGCCGCGGGGGTCGTCGAGCTGCGCGAAGCGGGAGTTCCCGCCGGCGCAGATCTTCCCGTCGGCGGGGCCCGCGGCCGGGAAGCCCTTGGGCCCCTCGACCGACTGCGGCTCCCACTGGATGTCGCCGCAGTTGCTCACGGTGCCGTTGGCGCAGAGCTTCTGACGGCTGATCGGCGCGTCGGTGTAGCCGTGGCTGCCGGCGGTGCCGGTGGCGAGGACGGTGGCCCCGGCGATGCCGAGCGCC
The DNA window shown above is from Streptomyces vietnamensis and carries:
- a CDS encoding lytic polysaccharide monooxygenase auxiliary activity family 9 protein, whose protein sequence is MRNKALGAAVVALGIAGATVLATGTAGSHGYTDAPISRQKLCANGTVSNCGDIQWEPQSVEGPKGFPAAGPADGKICAGGNSRFAQLDDPRGGAWPTTTLVAGQSYGFRWQFTARHATTDFRYYITKNGWTGTKALTRADLDPQPFLTIPYNNQQPPSTLTHSGTIPAGKTGRHLILAVWTIADTGNAFYACSDVKF